The genomic segment GGAACCGGCCGTCCCGGGCCGCGCGGGTGTGCAGCCGCACGACGGCCGGGAGGCAGCGCAGCACGAAGGCGAGCGACCGGCGGGGCCGCCTGCGGAGCTCCAGCAGCTCCGCCAGCGCGCGGTCGGCCCCCGCCCCGCGGAAGAACGCGACCTCCTCCTCCAGCGGGGCCCATCGGCGGCGAACACAGTAGAAGCAGCCGTGGAGCGAGTGCTTGAGAGCTCCCATCGCGTGGCGGGTGGCGTCGGGGACGACCGGGAACGCCGCGGCGCTCAGGACGAGCCGGGACGCGGATGCGAACAGCGCCCTGAACACGTCCAGCCGCCGGATCGGCGGGACCGGGACGCGGGGGAGCAGGTCCTCCCCCCACACCGTCACGGCGGAGTCGACGATGCTGGCCAGCACGATCCGGTCGGTGAAGAGCGCCTCCACCGGCCGGAGGCCGAGGATGCGGGCCACGTCCCCGGAAAGCAGGTCGCTCCGTGTGCAGACGAAGCAGGGGAGCGCGTTCCCGCCCGCGCGCTCCATGAACCGCGCCAGCGCGCTCGTCGGACGTTGCCGCGCGGCCCGGAACCCGTGGGCGACCTCCAGGCGCGCCGCCTCCGCCCGGACGCGGCGCCGGTCCTCCTCCGACGCGCCGTCCGGGAGCACCACGACGAGGTCCACGTCGGACGCGCCTGCAGAGAAGCCGCCGCGCGCCGCGCTGCCGAACAGCACCACGCAGGTCAGGGCGCCGCCGCCCCCGGTGCACGCGCCCACGAGCGCGTCGAGGTAGCGCTGGACGCGGGCAGGGCGCCCGGGTGGCGCCGGCGGCGGGGACAGGGGTGGTGCCGTCATCCAGGGGGCGCCCGCGAGGCGCTCTGCGCGTGGAGCCGGAAGGGGCTTTCGGTGAACAGGGCGGCCGCGGAACAGATACGGGGAGAGAGGCGGGTTGAGCAAGAGCGCCGCCGCCGCTCCGCCCGCGCTACCTCCCCAGCGCCGCCCGGAGCGCCCCCTCCAGGTCCGGGTACTCGAAGACGAACCCCGCCTCCCGCAGCTTCTCCGGCACGGCGCGCTGGCTGGCGAGCAGCGCTTCGTCCGCCATCTGCCCCAGGGCGAGCTTCAGCGCGAACCCGGGGACGCTGAAGAAGGTGGGGCGGCCCAGGACGCGGCCCAGCGCCTCCGTGAACTCCGCGTTGGTGGCGGGGTTCGGCGATGTGAGGTTGGCCGGGCCGGAGAGCGCGTCCGTGCCGATGGCGAAG from the Longimicrobiaceae bacterium genome contains:
- a CDS encoding nucleotidyltransferase domain-containing protein translates to MTAPPLSPPPAPPGRPARVQRYLDALVGACTGGGGALTCVVLFGSAARGGFSAGASDVDLVVVLPDGASEEDRRRVRAEAARLEVAHGFRAARQRPTSALARFMERAGGNALPCFVCTRSDLLSGDVARILGLRPVEALFTDRIVLASIVDSAVTVWGEDLLPRVPVPPIRRLDVFRALFASASRLVLSAAAFPVVPDATRHAMGALKHSLHGCFYCVRRRWAPLEEEVAFFRGAGADRALAELLELRRRPRRSLAFVLRCLPAVVRLHTRAARDGRF